In Cryptococcus deuterogattii R265 chromosome 4, complete sequence, a genomic segment contains:
- a CDS encoding 5'/3'-nucleotidase SurE, whose product MEPSSETEPDGLKGDITQTRRPLKKGESMEWVLISGTPATCANIALHNIYPGEIDLVISGPNHGRNSSTAFALSSGTLGAALAASLSVPVPGPLSSPSLHQNHMPCVAISYGVVTRPVPVRVLELATETAVDVCQQLFDNWGEDKEAGGNGLVPIYSINIPLVEAALEKNERKVVPTEMWRNAYGRLFKTTRLSKVTYDQEDDPVQIIHDNMKSQDKPNTVQTSNSIPPNSHISTTSTAGPAALPTPAPPSPVVPKDTKEEDQQLKFQFAPDMHQLLFPPEGSVPEGTDAWAFAKGWISVTPMRAEYACLGSASIE is encoded by the exons ATGGAGCCATCGTCGGAAACAGAACCGGATGGATTGAAAGGAGATATCACTCAGACTCGTCGTCCGctgaaaaaaggagaatcAATGGAATGGGTTCTTATTTCTGGA ACTCCTGCAACGTGCGCCAATATCGCATTACACAACATTTACCCTGGCGAGATCGACCTTGTGATCTCGGGTCCCAATC ATGGCCGTAATTCCTCAACGGCATTTGCCCTCTCCTCTGGTACCCTTGGTGCCGCCCTCGCCGCTTCCCTCTCCGTCCCCGTCCCCGGTCCTTTGAGCTCCCCGTCTTTACACCAAAACCACATGCCTTGTGTAGCCATATCCTACGGCGTCGTCACCCGTCCAGTCCCTGTTAGGGTCCTTGAACTGGCCACCGAGACAGCGGTGGATGTGTGCCAGCAGTTGTTCGATAACTGGGGAGAAGATAAAGAAGCGGGTGGGAACGGACTTGTGCCGATATATAGCATCAATATACCGCTTGTAGAGGCGGCGCTTGAGAAGAACGAGAGAAAAGTAGTTCCAACGGAGATGTGGAGAAATGCTTATGGGCGATTATTCAAGACTACCAGACT GTCAAAAGTGACTTACGACCAGGAAGACGATCCCGTTCAAATTATTCACGACAATATGAAGAGCCAAGACAAGCCCAACACCGTACAAAcctccaactccatccCACCAAATTCACATATCTCTACAACATCCACTGCAGGCCCTGCCGCACTCCCGACTCCTGCCCCACCGTCTCCTGTCGTCCCTAAAGAcacgaaggaagaggaccaACAACTCAAATTTCAATTCGCGCCCGATATGCACCAGTTGTTATTTCCACCTGAAGGGAGCGTGCCTGAAGGTACAGATGCGTGGGCGTTCGCCAAAGGATGGATTAGTGTGACACCTATGAGAGCCGAATATGCTTGTTTGGGATCAGCAAGTATAGAATAA